A single window of Methylomarinum sp. Ch1-1 DNA harbors:
- the malQ gene encoding 4-alpha-glucanotransferase: MSDHLNKRRAGILLHITSLPGAGQCGDLGEEAYNFIRFLHDAGISVWQTLPLGIPHGDGSPYQCMSAHAGNPALISIEWLENKGWLQRTGRAEVSYEGYGLVISNLVRKAFQGFKELATGTEQEDFVSFCSEKAYWLDEFALFYALHKKFGGRSWNHWPEYLKQREPKAIREARKRLSETIEIIKFEQYVFYNQWQELKLFAEQHDVLLFGDIPIFVSYDSADVWANRQAFKLDEEGEMQVVAGVPPDYFSATGQRWGNPHYDWDYLLSTNFRWWRERIKTQDELFDILRIDHFRGLESAWEIPASEDTAINGQWIAAPGHALLKAIKAEYPSLSLVAEDLGVITEEVEALRDDFSLPGMKILQFAFDGGADNPYLPHNCTQNSVVYTGTHDNDTTLGWFNALNDDEKHRVYEYLGFTQTQMPFTLIGTAFASVANLAIVPMQDVLCLGSKFRMNTPGTIEGNWRWRFEWDQLTEEHAGRLKHLVELFGRRCE, translated from the coding sequence ATGAGCGACCATTTAAACAAACGCCGCGCCGGCATTCTACTTCATATCACCTCCTTGCCAGGAGCAGGCCAATGTGGAGACCTGGGGGAGGAGGCTTATAATTTTATCCGTTTCCTTCATGATGCAGGCATCAGCGTCTGGCAAACCCTGCCGCTAGGTATACCGCATGGCGATGGTTCCCCTTACCAATGCATGTCGGCCCATGCCGGCAATCCGGCGTTAATCAGCATCGAGTGGCTGGAAAATAAAGGTTGGTTGCAACGCACCGGGCGCGCCGAGGTCAGTTACGAAGGCTATGGCTTGGTGATCAGTAACTTGGTCAGAAAAGCCTTTCAGGGGTTTAAGGAGTTAGCGACGGGCACCGAACAAGAAGATTTCGTCAGTTTTTGCAGCGAAAAGGCCTACTGGCTGGATGAGTTCGCCCTGTTCTATGCCTTGCATAAAAAATTCGGCGGACGCAGTTGGAATCATTGGCCGGAGTATCTGAAGCAAAGGGAGCCTAAGGCGATCAGGGAAGCCAGGAAGCGCTTGAGTGAAACCATCGAAATCATTAAATTCGAACAATACGTGTTTTACAATCAATGGCAAGAGCTCAAACTGTTTGCCGAACAGCATGATGTGCTGTTATTTGGCGATATTCCTATTTTTGTCTCTTATGACAGCGCCGATGTCTGGGCTAATCGTCAGGCTTTCAAGCTTGATGAAGAGGGCGAGATGCAAGTGGTGGCCGGCGTGCCGCCGGATTATTTTTCCGCCACCGGTCAGCGTTGGGGCAATCCGCACTACGACTGGGATTATCTGTTGAGCACGAATTTCAGATGGTGGCGGGAAAGAATCAAAACGCAGGATGAGTTGTTCGATATCTTGCGCATCGATCATTTTCGCGGTTTGGAATCGGCTTGGGAAATACCGGCCAGCGAAGACACGGCGATTAATGGCCAATGGATTGCCGCCCCCGGTCATGCCTTGCTGAAGGCGATTAAGGCGGAATATCCGTCCCTGTCGTTAGTCGCCGAGGATTTGGGGGTTATCACCGAAGAGGTGGAGGCGCTGCGGGATGATTTTTCCTTGCCCGGGATGAAGATATTGCAGTTCGCCTTTGACGGTGGCGCCGATAATCCTTATTTGCCGCATAATTGTACGCAAAACAGCGTGGTCTACACTGGCACGCATGACAATGACACGACGTTAGGCTGGTTTAATGCGCTTAATGATGACGAGAAGCATCGTGTTTATGAGTATCTGGGGTTTACTCAAACTCAAATGCCTTTCACCTTGATCGGCACCGCATTTGCGTCGGTTGCTAACTTGGCCATAGTGCCGATGCAGGATGTTCTATGTCTGGGCTCCAAATTCCGCATGAATACGCCTGGCACCATCGAAGGCAACTGGCGTTGGCGATTCGAATGGGATCAGTTAACGGAAGAGCATGCGGGCAGGTTAAAGCACTTAGTGGAGCTGTTTGGTCGCCGATGTGAGTAA